The DNA region AAGGCAAATTAAAGATGTATTATGGATTTTGCTGAACTTCACTGTCTTGAGGTTAGGAGGAGAATAGGTTAGAGGAATCAGGGAATATATGAAATGCAGGCAAGAGCTGGGGCTGTTAGAGAGGGAGACCAGATTCAAAGaacatgaaatgaaaccaaaatgacaaaataagcaAAGAGTGCAGTCAGTACACActcagcagaaaaacatgcaaaactatTCTACTCATTGCCATTTCATAAAATAACATGACAACAGAACTTTTTAGATGGCAAGGTTTGGGAACCACTCAATTTTAAAACAGACACAAGGCATCACTACCGTGTATGGTAGATAAATGCACACAGGCCATGGataacacacatgcaaacacacacacatgcacttcaaAAGTGAAAGACAAGCTGAACAGTGCACTGTGTGTAatgggagagagaaaatggaagtGGAGGCCAACCTGCAGAACCTCCGCCTGAAGTCTCAGCAGCACCTGACTGGCTTGACCCTGctgctcagtcacacacacacacacacacacgcacacacacgcatacacacaatgaaaaagaacaaagacatgcacacaaagtCACAGTAAAAGATCGAGCTGATCCTGGAAAGACACCGTGACAATCAAAAGTGAGACCAAAATCTGTCTCAACTAAAAGCCAAAGCCGGTTAACCACAGACGGAGACAGAACAACAGACAAGAGCTCTGGAGACGATACAAGCAAAGGCCGGTTCATGCGCTGACAGGTAAAAAAGGACTTGAAGAAAAGCAAAGTGACAGGTcaaaaaaatggacaaagaaaatcaaagtgaggCATAAATAACATCGACCATGGAAGGAGAACGTTGGCAGCAAAAAACAAAGGCCTACTCTCCAGCCACTTTATTAAGGACACCTCGCTAGTAGTGGACTGGACCCATTTTGTGCTCCGGATTGCCTTAAATCTTTGATCTTTGAGCTTTGTAGCACAGTGCATTATGGATAACCTatatcctgctgctgtaaacagcCCACGAGACCGTTTGATCAGACCTGCGAGGCAATTTAGGATTGCAAAACTgcaataaatgttttatttcagcaatAAGGAAAATAACAAGTAGTCCATGTGTGTAGCACGGAGCATTGATATGATGTCAATGCATCATCATGCCCGTCAACAAAAAATAGATGCAAAGTGTCATCCTTTCCATGCATGCAGTGAGTCACTgccttgtgattggctgactgaTGTTTGCGTTAACAAGCAGTTgaacaggtgtacctaataagTGGCCGGTGAGTGTATCTAAAAGAATAAGAACAGAAAAGTGCAGGACTTACGTTTTTCTGCAGCGTCTCCTATGATgatctttcctcctctcttgctgGTCTTCTCCACAGACAGTGCCGTGCTGAGGCCCTGCTCATGCTTCCCCAGGCCCTGGCCTTCCTTGAAGCCATACTTCTGCATGATCTTATGGGCCACCGTACCTCTGTAGGAGTAGACAGGGAGCAAAAAAActtctgataaaaaaaaaaaaaaaaagaaaaaagtacgATTTGTTGTGAagctttaaactttaaattaaagtctgtgtctgtgtccgaCTCACCCCATGTTGGCTAGGAAGGAGCTAGTTGGTCCAGGTGGTGAACGTGGCCGGTCTGAGTCCTCATACATAGGTGGAGGGATGGCGGCCTTTGAGCCTCTGGCAGGACGACCTTCATCCTCATAGGAGAATGAAGATGAGCctaaaaaacccagaaaaacacaatcacTACTGATACACACTGAGGAGCACAACCAGGTTCGATTTCTCAGCTCTATGTCATGTTTACTGTTGTCAACCAGAATAAAATTCATATTTTAGATTatcatttacatatattttgtattctattaaaaaaacaacaccctGATTTTAGAGGTCTGGCTTTGACTTCCCTTCATTGCGATTTTGACATTCCCACCTCAAAGACTAATGATATAGTCAATGGTGCCCTCTGCTGCAATCACCGTgtatttattctgctgctgtttaaaacCAACACAGTTTCACCTGATGGGTCATAAGACTTACCGTCCCTGTCCACAAGTGAAGAAGGAGGCGCGATAGCTGCTCCACCCATACCTgggggacaaagagagagagacaggtgcaTAATATGATACATCATGTTAGAAAAGTGAAGTTTAGACAGTTTTGGTTGATGAATGAACTGAAAAGATGCTAAATCTAATGTATCTAATCATCATCTGCATCTGTGCTTCCACATTGTCATGTTATCCATCAATGCTAAAAAGCCAGATGCACTTTTGTTTCTCCTTTACATCCCTGAGTGGTATACTATGCTCTTGCAGTTGACCTTCCTCTTAACCTGTGACCAGAGAAGAGCATTTAAAATTCACTCAGAAAATCCAAGATTCCAATTCTAAAAGTTATTTCTTTCCTAAAACTGGACCACACTCATCTGGAGAGACTTTGGTTTTTAATCAGGCGATGATAAATGATGACATCTGGGCAGAGGTCACCTTCAGGCTACAGCTCTGACTCAAAGCAGGaacaatgaaaatgtgaaaacgtCCGAGGCTGGTGACTACTTCTACGGGCACTCCATATGTAAACCACTCACTTCGTTTCCTCCGCTCTTTCTCGTAGTCCTCGTCCTCATCTGAGTCGCCCTCTGCTGCTGGGAAACGAGAGAAACCACTTGGAGCTCCACTGTCATGcctgtctttcctcttcctgcaaAAAAACAAGTTCAAGATTTAAACAGGTGTCTGGTGTTCCTGTTAACATTCAACATTGCAGAACACTCATACATTACATGACGGTCACATGTTACAGCTACAAGCATAAAATTACAGACACATCAACACCCCTCAAGACTCTAGCAATagcaggagaagaaagagtGAATTGATTGATCTTATCTTTACTTAGGTGGAAGAGCagatcatttacagtattttatcCACACAAGTTTAGCACATTTGTCTCCTAGATTATTGTCTCTCATGTTTAacccctgctgctgttttcatcgCTTAATGACCATTCGCAttacttttctctctcctcgATCTCTTTCTGCCGCTCCTGCTCCCTCTGCCGCTGTCGTTCTTCTCTGTGTCGCTTCACCACCTTTTCATAATCGTTGGGGAACATTGGATCATACTCGTCTGCCAATGGAATCAGCACATCGCCAGAGGAGAAACCACTGGGCACTGTGTCCTGaagtgcacgcacgcacgcacacacacacagaacagtccaaaatatgagagagagataaagatggCATCCATGAACCTAGTTGTAAgttatttagatttattttcagCAGATAAAAGGCAGCCTTTGTGCAGCTGCAACACAGCCCCTTGCAGTGCTCTGATCATATCATTAACACTTCGTACTGATGTTTTCACTCTGCATCTTTGGCTTAGATCCAGCCaaataaaatcaagaaaaaacGAATCGAGTGGCCTGCCATtagctggcgaccggttcagggtgtacccccgcctctcgcccgctgacagctgggataggttccagcccccccacaaccccgaaaagggatagtcgggtatagacaatggatggatgaatggaatCAAGCGGCTTGAAACATCAAAAGCATTTCAAAAACTAAGAAGAACTGGATTTCACAAACACTGATGACCAGGTTCACTGAATCAGACAGACCTtgagtccagcagcagcatgtggaGGAGTGTCTGTGATCTGTCTCTCATCACTGGAGCCTCCTCTCTTTAGGTCAATGACTGGAGCCAAGACAGTGGTCTGCTTCATCCGCTGAGtctacacatgaacacacacaaaatcactgGATATGTACACGTTAGGTTACTACTGCTTCCTTGTTTTAATAGTTTGGCATTGTGAATACTCACGGCACATTAGCTGTGAACTCACTATTTTATTTGTCGCTCATTATCTCTGTATATGCTTTTTTCACCAGCATCAGTATCACTATCAAGtatcctccttgtcctccaagGATTTAATCAAGTCATCCTTGTTTATCTTTCCTAATGTGTCATACGTGCACCATATTACCTGTTCATACCTGTGGGCGTACTTGTATTACATGTGCATACCTTGGCCTGGGTCAGTGCCGCCTTCTTCACCTTCAGCTGGGACTGCAGCAGCTTGAAGTTCTTGGACCATCCTTCGGTCTTGGTGTCACTGGCAGCCACACCGAGGTCATCATATAGCGACATTGCTGCCCGTCAGCGCTTCTGTTTCGTGCAGACACAGGATACGTTTCATTTGGCTTGAGGATGATCGTTTCGTTCTGGTTTGCACAGCCGGACTGAAAAGTTGGGTCATGCAACACGTTCGAGATCTTTGTCTCCTCACTATATTGAGGTTAGCCGGCTATGTGGAACCTCAGAGGCCGGGAGAAACTAACTAAATATTAACTAGTCTAGCTAACgttggctaatgctaacacggCTACTTAACTGTCTGTTCCTAAATATATTatgctaaaaacaaacatatcaTTTAGCTTGTTTTCAACCTACCTGTTTCAGAAATACCTGGACATTAACTAAATGTAAGTGCCTATAACATAAAAAGGTTTATCGACACATTTGATATAGCGTTAGCTCCTCGCTGTGCGGAATTCAAGGAAACACCACgagcacaacaacaaactgaGCGCGACAGTCTGCATTTGGTTTCATGCCCCGCTCTTGCTCCGCCTAGCGGCTGGATGACCTTATCGCCGCCAATGCACCAGCTGCTCATCTTCCTCGTACCATAAGACCGCACAAGAGGAATGCTCTTTAATAATAGTTATGTCCCGCCGTATAATATAACATGTATGGTCACTGTAAATGTACGTTcgactgaaaaagaaaatatatgagGCGTAACCCAACGTGAGCCATGCTGCGAGAGTATTTTTTGCTGCGGAACTACAAACATGGCGTCCACAGGGGCGCGCCTGCAGACCACGTGATCCACTACGGTCCACCCGTATTGAAGTGAAAGTCGAAAGTGACAGAAGATTAGTGGCACCGGGACGTCGCAATGTGAGGATGGCCTTACCGGTCGTATTTTGTTTGGCGATCATGTTGTAGTtctccacagagctgacagaTGGATCTGGTTTCAGCCTTATTCTCTGTGTGCGTTATGATGATCAGTCTGCTCGGAGCTGCGCGCTGCTCCAACGGTGGTAAGTGCAAATTTAACTGACCCCACTTCACACATAAAATCATGCTCAGAAGTCCTTTTAAAGAATCTTCATTTTTGCTGTAGGTGTATGTTGCGATGATTTGGCGCAAACCAGAGCAACTCAAAATAACAATTaggaaaaaattaaaatattttgtatCATTACTTTAACTTTCCCTTTCTCAGCCACTGTCGTCTGAGAGTGTTTGTGCAATCTCAAACTATGAcgaaccaaaacaaacacattaacaaaacACAATCCAGTCAATGCACAAAGTCTGAACAAAACATGTAGGTAACAGCATAGACGATGGCATTTGAAAGAATTCAGACCATTCCTGTGCCGTGGGAGACAGGTAAGCGGTCAAAGAGATCAAGGAAAACCAGGCATCTTTCATCTACAGTGCATAAGCAGATACTTAATTTTCAGATTCAGTTTcaggttcagttcagttcagttcagttctaTGCATTTTTACCATGTAGCACTCAGAAACTGATTGTTCCTTTTCAATCTTGGTAAACAGAGCTTTAGGTGAGAGCTACTCTGATCACCTGTGTCCACATGTTACTGATTAATCTAAACATGTACTATAAAACAGATTATGAAGTTGCCATAAATCAAAAGGGCAGTAAACCCTATATTATGTGTAGAGTTGCCTTTCGGGAGAAAACGCGCACAATTCCAACATGACTCAAGTGAAACCTGTTCCGGAGGGACTGTTTCTCTGTGGTGGAATGAAACTGAGGCATTTACTCAAGAACTGTACCTAAGCACAACATTGCAGATTCATATTAAAAGGACAGACAAAATAGGCCTGGTACTGAAGAGGTTACTAGAACATATAAATAAACTTCTTACTTCTGATGTATTGTGCACCTAGCATTATATAAAGTAGCTAAATTggctccacctttaccagctgaaATATGtaagtgatgaacacattaatgcatcaataattaggGTGATATCATATCTGATTCTGAAATGGAGCAATCTGCATTATGAGTGCTATTACTTTTGGTACTGAAAGTATATGTTGATGTTAAgtcttctgtacttttacttgtaaaatccaatccaatccaatccatctttatttataaagcacagtttaaataaactcaaggtttccaaagtgctgtacattaaaaaacaaacaaacaataaaataaacaataaaatagacattgaaacagaaaacgtaataaataaagggtaaaaaacctgtgcacataaaataaacagtctaggtggtgttaaaagccaaggaaaagaggtgcgttttaagaagagatttaaaagtgGCCACGGAAGAGGACTGCCTGATGTGCAACGGCAGTTCATTCCAAAGCTTAGGGGCAGCAGTAGCAAACGCTcggtcccctctgagcttccgcCTTGTTTTGGGAAccctcaggagcagctggtcagctgacctgaggaaTCGAGTAGGTGCGTAAGGgtgcagaagctcagagaggtacaCTGGGGCAAGGCCATTTTgggctttaaaagcaaataaaagaattttaaaatgaattctaaaatggACGGGTAGCcagtgaagtgaagctaaaATCGGTGTAATGTGCTCAGACTTTCGAGTGCCAGTTAAGAGACGTGCAGCTGCATTCTGCACTAGTTGCAGACGTGCAATGGAGGACCCGCTGACCCCCATGTAAAGTGCATTGCAGTAATCAAGCCGAGTGGTTACAAAGGCAtgtattactgtttcaaagtgctgtctgtgcagaaagGGTTTAATTTTAGCAAGTTGTCTTAGCTGGAAGAAGCTGGTttttaccacagctttaatctggCTGTCGAACTTTAGTTCCGCGTCCACTTTTACCCCCAGATTATTAACAGTGGGTTTGGCGAACTGCGCCAGGGAACCCAGGTCGACTGGGGAGGTCACGGAAGTGCCACCAAAGACAATCACTTCCGTCTTGttctcattaaaatttaaaaagtttcgaGCCATCCAAGCTTTGACGTCATCCAGACAATTTAGAAGTGGCTTAAGTGCAGAAGAGTCAGTCTTTTTAAGGGGGACATAAATCTGGCTGTCATCCgcataacaatgaaataaaatgccgTGCTTCCTGAGAATGGACCCAAGTGGAAGAaggtataaagaaaataaaagtgggcCCAACACTGAGCCTTGTGGAACCCCGCAAGAGAGAagagcagtggaggacacagagtcaCCAAGGCCGACACAGAATGACCGGTGTGATAGGTAGGACCTGAACCAAGCCAGCGCCTGACCCCTGATGCCCACCCACTGCTCCAGGCGAGCAATTAGGATATCATGGTCCACTGTGTCGAAAGCAGCAGTTAAATCTAAAAGGACAAGAATAACTGAGTGACCAGAATCAGTAGCTAAAAAGATGTCATTAAAAACCCTTAAGAGTGCTGATTCTGTGctgtgcaatgttttaaaaccagattggAAAATTTCAAGAATGTTGTGGTcattaaaaaagtcaaaaagctgAGAATAGACAATCTTCTCTAAGATCTTTGATATGAAAGGCAGTTTGGAAATGGGCCTAAAGTTAGCCATAACAGTGGGATCCAGTCCAGGTTTTTTAATCAGTGGCTGcacaactgcatgtttaaactgAACAGGAACCACCCCTGatgacagactgctgttaataatACTGAGTAAGTAAGGCCCGAGAGtggggaaaacctctttaaaaagttGAGGAGGAACAGGATCATTGGGCGAACCCGATGGTTTTAAACCCCCCACAATCTCTTGCACAAACGTCAGGGTCACaggctcaaatgagtcaaagacagcagaacagGGGAGAAACACTGAGGGGTCAGAGGCTGAAGGTGAAATAAGTGCTCTGGTAGAAGAGACTTTATGAATAAAAAATCGCAGaaagttttcacacacaggGGAAGAGGGCTCAGCTCCCACAgtctgtgatgcattcagggtaGAGTTGATTACTTTGAACAACACACGAGGTTTGTGACAGTTAGAGACaataatgtcagaaaaatatttcctttttgcCTCTTTCACAGAGGATTGATAACGACGCCAACAATCCCTCAATATTTGAAAAGACACCTCTAGTTtatcttttttccatttacGCTCAGCTCTGCGACACTCCTGTCTGACACTGCGGGTTGTTTCATTCAACCACGGCTCAGGTTTAACTTTACGCTGCCTGCTCTTTAATGGGGCGGCAGAGTCGATGGCAGACTGGCAAGAGTGAAAAAACTGAGAGCAAAGAGCCTCTGTGTCAAGGTGTCCAGGATCAGTAGTGGCGCAGATCTGACTGAAAGCAGACGAGAAGTGAGCGGCAGTGGAAGGGTTAATAACCCGGCAGCTGCGAACAGCAGCGGGAGGTTTAACAGAGTTAAAACACACTGCGGCTTCAAAAAGTACAGGCATATGATCAGAGAAATACGCTTCACAGACTTCCAGATTATAGACAGGCaaaccaaatgacaaaacaagatCAAGTGTGTGTCCCTGTACATGTGTAGGGCCCAATACAGATTGTACGAGATTAAAAGAGTCAATGAGATTTAAGAAATCCCTCGCCAGGGGGTTTTCCGGgcagcacacatgaatattGCAGTCACCAGCGATCAAAACTCTGTCATATTTCGGCATGATATCAGCCAGGAACGCAGAAAAGTCAGTTATAAAATCCCTGTTGTATTTTGGAGGTCGATAGAGGA from Chaetodon trifascialis isolate fChaTrf1 chromosome 22, fChaTrf1.hap1, whole genome shotgun sequence includes:
- the rbm17 gene encoding splicing factor 45 isoform X1 → MSLYDDLGVAASDTKTEGWSKNFKLLQSQLKVKKAALTQAKTQRMKQTTVLAPVIDLKRGGSSDERQITDTPPHAAAGLKDTVPSGFSSGDVLIPLADEYDPMFPNDYEKVVKRHREERQRQREQERQKEIEEREKKRKDRHDSGAPSGFSRFPAAEGDSDEDEDYEKERRKRSMGGAAIAPPSSLVDRDGSSSFSYEDEGRPARGSKAAIPPPMYEDSDRPRSPPGPTSSFLANMGGTVAHKIMQKYGFKEGQGLGKHEQGLSTALSVEKTSKRGGKIIIGDAAEKPGSSQSGAAETSGGGSAADPSKKSEANPLTEILKNPTKVVLLRNMVGRGEVDEDLEGETKEECEKYGKVVKCVIFEIADVPDDEAVRIFLEFERVESAIKAVVDLNGRYFGGRVVKACFYNLDKFRILDLGEQV
- the rbm17 gene encoding splicing factor 45 isoform X2, which encodes MSLYDDLGVAASDTKTEGWSKNFKLLQSQLKVKKAALTQAKTQRMKQTTVLAPVIDLKRGGSSDERQITDTPPHAAAGLKDTVPSGFSSGDVLIPLADEYDPMFPNDYEKVVKRHREERQRQREQERQKEIEEREKKRKDRHDSGAPSGFSRFPAAEGDSDEDEDYEKERRKRSMGGAAIAPPSSLVDRDGSSSFSYEDEGRPARGSKAAIPPPMYEDSDRPRSPPGPTSSFLANMGGTVAHKIMQKYGFKEGQGLGKHEQGLSTALSVEKTSKRGGKIIIGDAAEKPDPSKKSEANPLTEILKNPTKVVLLRNMVGRGEVDEDLEGETKEECEKYGKVVKCVIFEIADVPDDEAVRIFLEFERVESAIKAVVDLNGRYFGGRVVKACFYNLDKFRILDLGEQV